A single genomic interval of Macadamia integrifolia cultivar HAES 741 chromosome 6, SCU_Mint_v3, whole genome shotgun sequence harbors:
- the LOC122082182 gene encoding uncharacterized protein LOC122082182 yields the protein METNDHIFLSCPFAKATWFGSTLSFIVPAQDDPKIRLWLQNWDRISFLNKRICEETLSLCLFTCWFLWIARNDLIFKKKNWTPIEVSQAALCAFEEFGEANGYYVTSTNSNSNQQYQAPSHWIPPHSGECKINCDAAFDPDSARGGLGVIARMSSRSQSFAISSPAFFGIVGTGEALAIRLGLLHSIQEGITNARFEYDCEIIISFMKEQSQTMPFEVQLVIHDIVLSTQFIVCNFYFIPREANVIAHSLARKALSMSVETAWPNFIPWLHPLCVNAALCQFTQ from the coding sequence ATGGAAACAAATGATCACATATTTCTAAGTTGTCCATTCGCAAAAGCTACGTGGTTTGGTAGCACACTTTCATTCATCGTCCCTGCTCAAGATGATCCAAAGATTCGCTTATGGTTGCAGAATTGGGATCGCATTTCTTTCCTGAACAAGAGAATATGTGAGGAGACATTGAGCCTATGCCTTTTCACTTGCTGGTTCCTTTGGATTGCTCGAAATGATTTAattttcaagaagaagaattggaCCCCGATTGAAGTATCTCAAGCAGCCCTTTGTGCCTTTGAAGAGTTTGGGGAAGCAAATGGATATTATGTAACATCCACCAACTCCAACTCAAACCAGCAGTATCAAGCTCCATCACATTGGATCCCTCCTCATTCGGGTGAGTGTAAAATCAATTGCGATGCAGCATTTGATCCTGACTCTGCTCGTGGAGGTTTGGGTGTGATTGCGAGGATGTCATCCAGATCCCAGTCTTTTGCCATTTCTTCCCCTGCTTTCTTTGGTATAGTTGGAACCGGCGAAGCTCTTGCAATCCGGCTTGGTCTTCTTCACTCGATTCAAGAGGGTATCACCAATGCTCGGTTTGAATATGATTGTGAGATCATCATCAGCTTCATGAAAGAACAATCTCAAACGATGCCATTCGAAGTGCAACTGGTCATCCACGACATTGTTCTATCCACCCAATTTATTGTGTGCAATTTTTACTTTATCCCTAGGGAGGCAAATGTTATAGCGCACTCCTTAGCTCGGAAGGCTCTGTCCATGAGTGTTGAGACAGCTTGGCCAAACTTCATTCCTTGGCTCCATCCCTTATGTGTAAATGCAGCATTGTGTCAATTCACTCAATAG